The Sphingobacterium bambusae genome includes a window with the following:
- a CDS encoding heparinase II/III domain-containing protein — protein MGGLTILSVWARTRFGEGKLCMMKKPQIFVLVIFLLSLPAVYGQSILSKKINPDLSSYSMSHIQDWRKQTKADLETMLDDLDAAQKESFIKVAERANSFSWPPLLATVYLEFQSTGNRTNYERLVDERRKILCQLVLGELMEKRGRFLSQIANGLWLTLEESTWVSPAHIVSQRSGAGLPDPTDRYIDLVAARTAADLSFLYFLMKDDLDMVSPHLARKIKKELSDRIIKPYIKDSYWWMSFDTDFINNWNIWINTNVLKTILLVEDDEQQLHAVLRKLLLSADRFIDSYPEDGAIDEGASYWSHAGGELGQLLLWLTSSSADRLSFADQQKINNIGHYIQHTHIADNVFVNFADASYRQIASAAKIWTYGMLFDDPQRKSLSAQMYALDKASFNTSSLHTFFMYLPYIHELDTWKIGQEEKESVFYESLGLSVISADTKGKGIAFAGMGGHNGVSHNHNDVGSFILYHDGVPVLIDVGVATYNKQTFSAARYSLWHTQSQWHNLPLINGVGQRDGKAFRATDVRYREDKGKAFYSLDIAKAYPESAKVHTWKRSFELDKRKQKINVVEDFELTQWLKPSELMFISQIRPTVQGGALIYALPDNRTMYLRFDGAKVRLKVEEKSTADERLRQQWGDYVYRSSVEIIGNSKKEKIAYTMEIK, from the coding sequence ATGGGTGGATTAACAATCTTATCCGTTTGGGCACGGACAAGGTTTGGCGAAGGTAAATTATGCATGATGAAAAAGCCGCAAATCTTTGTTTTAGTGATCTTCTTGTTGTCCCTACCTGCTGTTTATGGGCAAAGTATTTTATCGAAGAAAATCAATCCTGATCTTTCGAGTTACTCCATGTCGCATATACAGGATTGGAGGAAACAGACGAAAGCAGATTTGGAAACCATGCTTGACGATTTGGACGCTGCGCAAAAGGAGTCGTTTATCAAAGTGGCGGAAAGAGCCAACTCCTTTAGCTGGCCGCCCTTACTGGCCACTGTCTACTTGGAGTTTCAGTCGACAGGTAATCGAACAAATTATGAGCGGCTGGTCGATGAACGAAGGAAGATACTTTGCCAACTGGTGCTTGGTGAGCTTATGGAAAAGAGGGGGCGGTTTTTATCTCAAATTGCCAATGGATTGTGGCTTACCTTGGAAGAAAGCACTTGGGTTAGCCCTGCTCATATCGTTTCGCAACGCAGTGGAGCAGGGCTGCCGGATCCCACTGATCGGTATATCGATTTGGTTGCCGCTCGAACTGCGGCAGACTTATCTTTTCTCTATTTCCTGATGAAAGATGATCTGGATATGGTGTCGCCGCATCTTGCCCGGAAGATAAAGAAGGAATTGAGTGATAGAATTATTAAGCCTTATATAAAGGACTCCTATTGGTGGATGAGTTTCGACACGGATTTTATCAATAACTGGAATATTTGGATTAATACCAACGTGCTGAAAACTATCTTGCTGGTCGAAGATGATGAGCAACAGCTGCATGCCGTTTTACGTAAGCTACTGCTTAGTGCTGATCGTTTTATAGATAGTTATCCGGAAGATGGTGCTATAGATGAGGGGGCATCCTATTGGAGCCATGCCGGAGGAGAGCTAGGACAACTATTGTTGTGGCTTACCTCATCATCGGCCGACAGGCTGTCCTTTGCTGACCAACAGAAAATCAATAATATTGGTCACTATATACAGCATACCCACATAGCCGATAATGTGTTTGTGAATTTTGCTGACGCAAGTTACCGACAAATTGCTTCGGCAGCAAAAATATGGACCTACGGGATGTTATTTGACGACCCGCAGAGGAAAAGTTTATCGGCTCAAATGTATGCGCTTGACAAGGCCAGCTTTAATACCAGCTCGCTCCACACGTTCTTTATGTACCTGCCCTATATCCATGAACTGGACACCTGGAAGATCGGGCAGGAGGAGAAGGAGTCCGTTTTTTATGAGAGTTTGGGCCTATCGGTAATCAGCGCTGATACGAAGGGAAAAGGTATCGCTTTTGCCGGAATGGGTGGGCATAATGGGGTTAGTCATAACCACAATGATGTGGGTAGTTTTATCCTGTATCATGACGGTGTACCGGTGCTTATCGATGTCGGCGTTGCCACCTACAATAAGCAAACTTTCAGTGCGGCGCGCTATTCCTTGTGGCACACGCAGTCGCAGTGGCACAACCTGCCGTTGATAAATGGGGTAGGACAAAGGGACGGCAAAGCGTTTAGAGCGACAGATGTGCGTTATAGGGAAGATAAAGGGAAAGCGTTTTACTCGTTGGATATCGCGAAGGCTTATCCCGAGTCGGCAAAAGTTCATACATGGAAACGTTCTTTTGAGCTGGATAAGCGAAAACAGAAAATTAACGTTGTCGAAGATTTTGAATTAACACAGTGGCTGAAGCCTAGCGAACTGATGTTCATCAGTCAGATAAGGCCTACCGTGCAGGGTGGAGCGCTAATCTATGCGCTACCGGACAATCGAACCATGTATCTTCGTTTTGACGGCGCAAAGGTTCGACTGAAGGTTGAAGAAAAGTCTACGGCGGATGAGCGTTTACGTCAGCAGTGGGGAGACTATGTGTATAGGTCAAGCGTTGAGATTATCGGGAACAGCAAAAAGGAAAAAATTGCCTACACCATGGAGATTAAATAA
- a CDS encoding DUF2264 domain-containing protein: MNRRLLLKAIGIFGGAVAMQRNVTLAAAEPEHLLKNRTQLDDRAYWVSIISRMATPILENISKQQLRQNMPMEVSPTFDTRDPGVGYLEAFGRLLAGIAPWLALPDDASAEGVLRKKFREQALLGIQYGVDPQSPDYFTWRGSSSQTLVDAAHLAQAFLRAPQVLWEPLAGETKARVIEEFKLLRRIKPNESNWLLFAAMTETFLYAVGEECMREKIDYAVHKFDKEWYVGDGWYSDGDRFSFDHYNGYVIHCMQVESLRHNIKAGAIYQEMYERAYLRMQRYAHHLERLISPEGYYTVVGRSSTYRNAAFQPLAAVALDNRLPEDIMKGQVRAGLTAILRHIYRDETFRQSGWLSMGLVGDKQQNLADYYTNAGSMYVGSLSFLPLGLPADDEFWTCKSEKWTSQKAFAGEPFPKDYYVTY; this comes from the coding sequence ATGAATAGAAGATTGCTGTTAAAGGCCATAGGAATTTTTGGAGGAGCTGTGGCCATGCAAAGAAATGTTACGTTGGCAGCGGCTGAGCCAGAGCATCTGCTGAAAAATAGAACGCAGTTGGATGACCGTGCTTACTGGGTTTCCATAATTAGTAGAATGGCTACACCGATCTTGGAGAACATCAGTAAGCAGCAACTGCGCCAAAACATGCCCATGGAGGTCAGTCCGACCTTTGATACAAGAGATCCTGGTGTAGGGTATCTTGAGGCGTTCGGCAGATTGCTTGCCGGCATAGCGCCTTGGTTGGCTTTGCCAGACGATGCGTCGGCGGAAGGTGTTCTTCGTAAGAAATTCAGGGAGCAGGCTTTGTTGGGCATTCAATATGGTGTAGACCCCCAGTCTCCCGATTATTTTACATGGCGGGGCTCATCGTCGCAAACATTGGTTGATGCGGCTCACTTGGCACAGGCTTTCTTACGTGCGCCACAAGTATTATGGGAACCTTTGGCGGGGGAAACTAAAGCGCGGGTAATCGAAGAGTTCAAGCTACTGCGCCGTATCAAACCTAACGAGAGCAATTGGCTGCTGTTTGCGGCAATGACCGAAACATTCTTGTATGCGGTAGGTGAGGAGTGTATGCGGGAAAAGATTGATTATGCCGTCCATAAGTTTGACAAGGAATGGTACGTGGGCGATGGTTGGTACAGTGACGGCGATCGTTTCAGTTTTGATCATTACAACGGCTATGTCATCCATTGTATGCAGGTCGAGTCGCTTCGGCATAACATTAAGGCAGGGGCCATCTACCAGGAGATGTATGAGCGCGCATATTTGCGTATGCAACGCTACGCCCATCATTTGGAACGACTAATATCGCCCGAGGGATATTACACCGTGGTGGGACGATCTTCGACCTATCGGAATGCGGCATTTCAGCCCTTGGCTGCCGTAGCGCTAGACAATAGGTTGCCGGAAGATATAATGAAAGGACAGGTGCGTGCGGGGTTAACAGCCATCCTTCGACATATTTACAGGGATGAGACATTCCGTCAATCAGGTTGGCTAAGCATGGGGCTGGTTGGAGATAAGCAGCAAAACTTAGCAGATTACTATACTAATGCGGGCTCTATGTATGTAGGCTCCTTATCATTCCTGCCTTTAGGGTTGCCCGCGGATGACGAATTTTGGACCTGTAAATCCGAGAAATGGACCTCGCAAAAGGCATTTGCAGGCGAACCTTTTCCGAAAGACTATTATGTAACGTATTAA
- a CDS encoding glycoside hydrolase family 88 protein, which produces MIRIFMLLAAPLILAGLSPEAVAQERKLRLSEQFVQTNLQEAANQIKYLESQIEESDIPTTFQNGKHVNWGTSWWCSGFYPGTALYLYEATGDDGLLAIAKSKLRYLEKEKANTGTHDLGFMLFCSFGNALRLTGDSSAYVPVLATGAASLASRFNQNTKTIRSWDGGKNWDGQPWQYPVIIDNMMNLEFLTQASKLTGKVVFADIAKTHANTTMKNHFRKDYSSYHVVDYRVEDGSVVARKTAQGAFDESAWARGQAWALYGYTMMFRETGDKRYLKQARKIAAFYLNHPNLPADLVPYWDMNQDRLETDSKYYAQRNLRDASTAAIVASALLELSDYVKSNKEIKWYIAKAEDMLMSLSKAPYKAAYKSNGGFILEHSVGSIPHKTEVDVPLTYADYYYVEALLRYKRLLDGLSVL; this is translated from the coding sequence ATGATAAGAATATTTATGCTGCTGGCAGCACCATTGATCCTAGCGGGGCTGTCTCCTGAAGCGGTAGCACAGGAAAGGAAGTTAAGGCTCTCCGAACAGTTCGTGCAAACGAATCTGCAAGAAGCGGCTAATCAAATAAAGTATCTAGAATCCCAAATCGAGGAGTCGGATATACCGACAACCTTTCAGAACGGTAAACATGTCAATTGGGGAACATCTTGGTGGTGCTCTGGCTTTTATCCCGGAACAGCCTTATACCTCTATGAAGCCACGGGAGATGATGGTTTATTGGCTATTGCAAAATCAAAGCTTCGTTACCTTGAAAAAGAGAAAGCGAATACAGGCACCCACGACTTGGGTTTTATGCTGTTCTGTAGTTTCGGTAATGCGTTGCGGTTGACGGGAGATTCCTCGGCATATGTTCCGGTGCTGGCAACGGGTGCCGCTTCACTGGCTTCTCGCTTCAATCAAAATACGAAAACCATCCGCTCTTGGGACGGTGGGAAAAACTGGGATGGTCAGCCCTGGCAATATCCAGTGATCATTGATAATATGATGAATCTGGAATTTTTGACGCAGGCATCGAAGCTAACCGGCAAGGTGGTATTTGCTGATATTGCGAAAACACATGCCAACACGACCATGAAGAACCATTTTAGAAAAGACTACAGTTCATACCATGTGGTCGATTACCGTGTCGAAGATGGATCCGTGGTTGCCCGCAAAACGGCCCAAGGCGCATTTGATGAATCGGCTTGGGCACGGGGACAAGCTTGGGCACTGTATGGCTATACGATGATGTTTCGCGAAACAGGCGACAAGCGCTATCTAAAGCAAGCGCGAAAAATAGCCGCTTTTTACCTTAACCACCCCAACCTTCCGGCGGATTTGGTTCCCTATTGGGATATGAACCAAGATCGGTTGGAAACGGACAGCAAATATTATGCACAGCGTAATTTACGCGATGCGTCAACCGCGGCCATTGTGGCCTCGGCACTACTCGAACTGAGCGACTATGTAAAGTCGAACAAGGAAATAAAGTGGTATATCGCTAAAGCTGAAGACATGTTGATGAGCCTTTCCAAAGCGCCGTATAAAGCGGCCTATAAAAGTAATGGTGGATTTATTTTGGAGCATAGTGTAGGATCAATACCACATAAAACCGAAGTAGACGTGCCGTTGACCTATGCAGACTATTATTATGTGGAGGCTTTGCTGCGTTATAAAAGATTATTGGATGGCTTATCCGTGCTTTAG
- the rplC gene encoding 50S ribosomal protein L3, whose amino-acid sequence MSGIIGKKVGMTSLFDAEGKNIPCTVIEAGPCVVTHIRTVEKDGYAALQLGYDDAKEKNTTAPLKGHFAKAGVTPKRKLVEFKTFEDEKQLGDIVDVTIFAEGEYVDVVGTSKGKGFQGVMKRHGFGGVGGATHGQHNRLRAPGSLGASSWPSRVFKGMRMAGRTGGDRVKVQNLQILKVYADQNLIVVSGSIPGAKGSYVIVDK is encoded by the coding sequence ATGTCAGGAATTATTGGTAAAAAAGTAGGAATGACCAGCCTGTTCGATGCGGAAGGGAAGAATATCCCTTGTACAGTAATTGAGGCTGGGCCGTGCGTGGTAACGCATATACGTACGGTAGAGAAGGATGGCTATGCGGCTCTTCAACTTGGCTATGATGATGCTAAGGAAAAGAACACAACAGCGCCTTTAAAAGGACACTTCGCAAAAGCGGGCGTGACTCCTAAGCGTAAACTAGTTGAATTCAAAACTTTCGAAGATGAGAAACAACTAGGTGACATCGTGGATGTAACTATTTTTGCTGAAGGCGAGTACGTAGACGTAGTCGGTACTTCCAAAGGTAAAGGTTTCCAAGGTGTAATGAAGCGTCACGGATTTGGTGGTGTAGGTGGTGCGACTCACGGTCAGCACAACAGACTACGTGCTCCAGGTTCATTGGGTGCTTCTTCTTGGCCTTCACGTGTATTCAAAGGAATGCGCATGGCGGGTCGTACAGGTGGTGACAGAGTAAAAGTTCAAAACTTACAGATTTTGAAAGTTTATGCTGATCAAAACCTAATTGTTGTTAGTGGTTCCATTCCAGGAGCTAAAGGTTCATATGTAATCGTAGACAAATAG
- the rplD gene encoding 50S ribosomal protein L4, with product MEVNVLNLSGKETGAKVQLPESVFGVKPNDHAIYLDVKQYLANQRQGTHKSKQRNEIAGSTRKLHKQKGTGGARAGSIKSPLFNGGGRVFGPQPRDYSFKLNKKLKQVARKSALSYKAQENNILVLDAVSFESIKTKNYVSLINALNVADEKTLLVLPAYDNNVYLSSRNLKKVKVIAASDLNTYDVLNATKLLLTADSVKTLEEAFAK from the coding sequence ATGGAAGTTAACGTATTAAATTTATCAGGTAAAGAAACAGGTGCCAAGGTGCAACTGCCTGAGTCAGTATTCGGCGTAAAGCCTAACGACCATGCGATCTATTTGGATGTGAAACAATACTTAGCGAACCAACGCCAAGGAACTCACAAATCTAAACAACGTAATGAGATCGCGGGTTCTACGCGTAAATTACACAAACAAAAAGGTACTGGTGGTGCTCGTGCGGGTTCTATCAAATCTCCATTGTTTAATGGTGGTGGTCGTGTATTCGGTCCTCAACCACGTGACTACAGCTTTAAATTGAACAAAAAATTGAAGCAAGTAGCGCGTAAATCAGCATTGAGCTACAAAGCACAAGAAAACAATATTTTGGTGTTAGACGCGGTAAGCTTCGAATCCATCAAAACTAAAAACTATGTGTCTTTGATCAACGCGTTGAACGTAGCTGACGAAAAAACCTTATTGGTGTTGCCAGCATACGATAACAATGTTTATTTATCAAGCAGAAACTTGAAGAAAGTAAAAGTAATCGCAGCTTCAGATTTGAACACATACGATGTGTTGAACGCGACAAAACTTTTGTTAACTGCAGATTCTGTTAAAACTTTGGAGGAAGCATTCGCTAAATAA
- the rplW gene encoding 50S ribosomal protein L23 gives MEIIKKPILTEKASLLTEKANRYSFKVDHRANKIQIKQAVEEMFGVTVLSVNTAVVAGKAKSRYTKAGFVSGRSPKYKKAIITVKDGETIDFYTTL, from the coding sequence ATGGAAATTATCAAAAAACCTATTTTGACTGAGAAAGCTTCGTTGTTAACGGAAAAAGCAAACCGTTACTCTTTCAAAGTTGATCACAGAGCTAATAAGATCCAGATCAAACAAGCTGTTGAAGAAATGTTCGGTGTAACTGTATTGTCAGTAAACACTGCGGTTGTAGCTGGTAAAGCAAAAAGCCGTTACACAAAAGCAGGTTTCGTTTCTGGAAGAAGCCCTAAGTATAAAAAAGCCATCATCACGGTGAAAGATGGCGAAACTATTGACTTTTACACTACACTATAA
- the rplB gene encoding 50S ribosomal protein L2, translating to MAVKRFKPVTPGTRFRVGADYSDVTTNVPEKSLVVGSNKRSGGRNKSGKMTMRYIGGGHKKSYRLIDFKRDKKDIPAKVATIEYDPNRTARIALLHYADGEKRYIVAPAGLTVGQTVVAGDKVAPEVGNTLPLANIPLGSIIHNIELNPGQGGSIARSAGTYAQLSARDGKYAIIKLPSGETRMILLTCVATIGSVSNAEKANQVLGKAGRKRHLGRRPRVRGVAMNPVDHPMGGGEGRTSGGHPRSRTGVLAKGFKTRYKKKTSNRYIIERRKK from the coding sequence ATGGCAGTTAAAAGATTCAAACCGGTTACCCCTGGTACGCGTTTCAGAGTAGGCGCAGACTACTCTGATGTTACTACAAACGTTCCTGAAAAATCGTTGGTAGTAGGTAGCAACAAGAGATCAGGTGGTCGTAATAAATCCGGTAAAATGACTATGCGTTATATCGGTGGGGGACACAAAAAATCATACCGATTAATTGATTTCAAACGCGATAAAAAAGATATCCCTGCAAAAGTAGCTACTATCGAGTACGATCCAAACCGTACAGCACGTATTGCTTTGTTGCACTACGCTGATGGTGAGAAACGTTACATCGTAGCTCCAGCTGGTTTAACAGTTGGCCAAACGGTTGTTGCAGGTGATAAAGTAGCCCCAGAAGTTGGTAATACATTGCCACTTGCTAACATTCCACTAGGTTCGATCATCCACAACATCGAGTTGAACCCAGGTCAAGGAGGTTCAATTGCACGTTCCGCAGGAACATATGCGCAATTGTCAGCACGTGACGGTAAGTATGCCATCATCAAATTGCCTTCAGGTGAGACTCGTATGATCTTATTAACTTGTGTTGCTACCATTGGTTCAGTATCCAATGCTGAAAAAGCAAACCAAGTATTAGGTAAAGCTGGTCGTAAACGTCACTTAGGTCGTCGTCCTCGCGTTCGTGGTGTTGCCATGAACCCAGTAGATCACCCTATGGGTGGTGGTGAAGGCCGTACTTCCGGAGGTCACCCTCGTTCACGTACAGGTGTGTTAGCTAAAGGCTTCAAAACACGCTACAAGAAGAAAACATCGAATCGTTACATCATTGAGAGAAGGAAAAAATAA
- the rpsS gene encoding 30S ribosomal protein S19, whose amino-acid sequence MARSIKKGPYIDHNLERKVLSMNETNKKSVIKTWSRRSMISPDFVGHTFAVHNGNKFIPVYVTENMVGHKLGEFAPTRTFKGHAEKKK is encoded by the coding sequence ATGGCTCGTTCAATTAAAAAAGGTCCTTATATCGATCACAACTTAGAAAGAAAAGTTCTTTCTATGAATGAAACAAACAAAAAATCAGTAATCAAAACATGGTCTCGTAGATCAATGATTTCACCTGATTTTGTTGGCCATACCTTCGCAGTGCACAACGGGAATAAATTTATCCCTGTTTATGTAACAGAAAATATGGTTGGTCACAAGCTTGGTGAATTTGCGCCTACGCGTACATTCAAAGGCCACGCAGAAAAGAAAAAATAA
- the rplV gene encoding 50S ribosomal protein L22: MEATKKLKKSVLIRQRKEQEKAQVGGASTAKLLNCPTSPRKMRLVVDLIRGEKVETALYILKHTGKEAAARVEKLLLSAIKNWEASNEGASLEDSALFVKEVSVGGGRQLKRLRPAPQGRGYRIRKRSNHVTLVVDSLKKVNN, from the coding sequence ATGGAAGCAACAAAAAAACTCAAAAAGTCTGTCCTTATCAGACAGCGTAAAGAGCAGGAAAAAGCTCAAGTAGGAGGAGCTTCTACTGCCAAGTTATTGAACTGCCCTACTTCGCCTCGTAAAATGCGTTTAGTGGTAGATCTTATCCGTGGCGAGAAAGTGGAGACCGCTCTTTACATCTTGAAACACACAGGTAAAGAAGCAGCTGCTCGTGTTGAGAAATTATTACTATCAGCTATCAAAAACTGGGAAGCAAGCAACGAAGGAGCTTCTTTGGAAGACAGCGCGCTATTCGTAAAGGAAGTGTCTGTAGGTGGTGGTCGTCAATTGAAAAGATTGCGTCCGGCTCCACAGGGTCGCGGTTACAGAATTCGCAAGCGTTCAAACCACGTTACTTTGGTAGTAGACAGTTTAAAAAAAGTAAACAACTAA
- the rpsC gene encoding 30S ribosomal protein S3: MGQKANPIGSRLGIIKGWDSNWFGGNNYSDKLVEDEKIRKYLSVRIAKGGVAKVVIERTLKRITVTIHTARPGIVIGKGGQEVDKIKEELKKLTKKDVQINIFEIKRPELDAKLVAEGIAKQLEARISFRRAMKTTIASTMRMGAEGIKVMCSGRLGGAEMARTEQYKEGRTPLHTLRADIDYALAEALTTYGKIGVKVWICKGEVYGKRDLSPNIGQTSNTKTRAGNEGGERRERDNRKGGRGGNNRGGNNNRGGNNRGGANRG, encoded by the coding sequence ATGGGACAAAAAGCAAATCCAATAGGTAGCAGATTAGGTATCATCAAAGGATGGGATTCTAACTGGTTCGGAGGCAACAACTATTCTGATAAGTTAGTTGAAGACGAAAAAATTAGAAAATATCTTTCTGTACGTATCGCAAAAGGTGGTGTAGCAAAAGTTGTTATCGAAAGAACTTTGAAACGCATCACGGTTACTATCCACACTGCACGTCCAGGTATCGTTATCGGTAAAGGCGGTCAAGAAGTTGACAAGATCAAAGAAGAGTTGAAAAAATTGACGAAAAAAGACGTTCAAATCAACATCTTCGAGATCAAACGTCCTGAATTGGATGCGAAATTGGTAGCAGAAGGTATCGCAAAACAACTTGAAGCGCGTATTTCATTCCGTCGTGCAATGAAAACTACCATTGCATCTACAATGCGTATGGGCGCTGAAGGTATCAAAGTAATGTGTTCTGGCCGTTTGGGTGGTGCTGAGATGGCACGTACCGAGCAGTACAAAGAAGGAAGAACTCCTCTACACACATTGCGTGCAGATATCGACTACGCTTTGGCAGAAGCATTGACGACTTACGGTAAAATCGGTGTTAAAGTTTGGATCTGTAAAGGTGAAGTTTACGGTAAACGTGATCTTTCCCCTAACATCGGCCAAACATCTAACACGAAGACCCGTGCCGGCAATGAAGGTGGCGAGCGTCGCGAACGCGATAACCGCAAAGGTGGACGCGGCGGTAACAACCGTGGCGGAAACAACAACCGTGGCGGTAATAACCGTGGTGGTGCAAACAGAGGATAA
- the rplP gene encoding 50S ribosomal protein L16 has product MLQPKRTKFRKMQKGRMKGNASRGADLAFGSFGIKSLEPAWITSRQIEAARIAVTRYMKREGQVWIRIFPDKPVTKKPAEVRMGKGKGAPEYWVAVVRPGRMLFEAEGVPLEVAKEALRLAAQKLPVQTKFVIRRDYVEA; this is encoded by the coding sequence ATGTTACAGCCAAAAAGAACGAAGTTCAGAAAGATGCAGAAAGGCCGTATGAAAGGTAACGCTTCTCGTGGAGCGGATTTAGCTTTCGGTTCTTTCGGTATCAAGTCACTGGAGCCAGCATGGATCACGAGCCGCCAAATTGAGGCAGCACGTATCGCCGTAACACGTTATATGAAACGTGAAGGTCAAGTGTGGATCCGTATTTTCCCTGACAAGCCTGTTACCAAAAAACCTGCAGAGGTACGTATGGGTAAAGGTAAGGGAGCTCCAGAATACTGGGTAGCCGTAGTGCGTCCAGGCCGTATGTTATTTGAAGCAGAAGGTGTGCCTTTGGAAGTTGCCAAAGAAGCATTACGTTTAGCTGCTCAAAAATTGCCGGTTCAAACTAAGTTTGTTATACGTAGAGATTACGTAGAAGCATAA
- the rpmC gene encoding 50S ribosomal protein L29, which translates to MKNSEIIELSQEELVARLKEEKAALNKLKFAHAVSAVENPNVIKAARKNIARIATEVSKRKNEAKSQETASEA; encoded by the coding sequence ATGAAAAATTCAGAAATCATCGAATTATCACAAGAGGAACTTGTAGCTCGTCTTAAAGAAGAGAAAGCTGCCCTTAACAAGTTGAAATTTGCACATGCTGTTTCTGCTGTGGAGAACCCTAATGTCATCAAAGCTGCGCGCAAAAACATCGCTCGCATCGCGACAGAGGTTTCTAAGCGTAAAAATGAAGCTAAGTCACAGGAAACAGCCTCTGAGGCGTAA
- the rpsQ gene encoding 30S ribosomal protein S17: MERKLRKTRIGLVVSNKMDKSIVVTVERKVKHPIYGKFVKKTTKFKAHDETNTCGIGDTVLIMETRPLSKTKNWRLVEILERAK; the protein is encoded by the coding sequence ATGGAAAGAAAATTAAGAAAAACAAGAATCGGCTTAGTAGTTAGCAACAAGATGGACAAGTCTATCGTCGTAACGGTTGAACGTAAAGTAAAACACCCGATCTACGGTAAGTTCGTTAAAAAAACTACTAAATTTAAAGCTCATGACGAAACAAATACCTGCGGTATCGGCGATACGGTATTAATCATGGAAACTCGTCCGCTGAGTAAGACAAAGAACTGGAGATTAGTTGAAATTTTAGAAAGAGCTAAATAA
- the rplN gene encoding 50S ribosomal protein L14 — translation MVQQESRLNVADNSGAKEVLVIRVLGGTRKRYASIGDKIVVTVKSAIPSGNVKKGSVSKAVVVRTKKEIRRKDGSYIRFDDNAAVLLNNNDEPRGTRIFGPVARELREKQFMKIVSLAPEVL, via the coding sequence ATGGTACAACAGGAATCAAGATTAAATGTGGCCGACAACTCAGGAGCTAAAGAAGTTTTAGTAATCCGTGTATTGGGCGGTACGCGCAAGCGTTATGCATCTATCGGTGATAAGATTGTTGTTACCGTAAAGAGCGCTATACCTTCAGGAAACGTGAAAAAAGGTTCCGTTTCTAAAGCAGTTGTTGTTCGCACGAAAAAAGAGATCCGTCGTAAAGATGGTTCATACATTCGTTTTGACGATAATGCAGCAGTATTGTTGAATAATAACGATGAACCACGTGGAACACGTATTTTCGGGCCTGTGGCTCGTGAATTGCGTGAGAAACAGTTCATGAAGATTGTATCACTAGCACCGGAGGTTTTATAA
- the rplX gene encoding 50S ribosomal protein L24 → MAQKTKTTHKIKIKKGDLVKVIAGNSKGKQGKVLQILVDSNRAVVEGANIVKKHTKPSAANPNGGIIEKEAAITISNLALIDPKTGEPTRVGRRLDADGKIVRYAKKSGEEIK, encoded by the coding sequence ATGGCACAGAAAACAAAAACAACTCACAAAATCAAAATCAAAAAAGGTGATTTAGTGAAGGTTATCGCTGGTAACTCTAAAGGTAAGCAAGGGAAAGTATTGCAAATTTTAGTGGACTCTAACAGAGCTGTCGTTGAAGGCGCTAACATCGTTAAAAAACACACTAAACCTAGCGCGGCTAATCCTAACGGTGGTATCATCGAGAAAGAAGCTGCAATCACCATTTCCAACTTAGCGTTGATCGACCCTAAAACTGGCGAGCCTACGCGCGTTGGTCGTCGCTTGGACGCGGATGGTAAAATTGTTCGTTACGCAAAAAAATCAGGGGAGGAAATTAAATAA